A DNA window from Novosphingobium sp. RL4 contains the following coding sequences:
- the rfbG gene encoding CDP-glucose 4,6-dehydratase, translated as MPEQGSLDQAFASVYRGKRILVTGHTGFKGGWLCLWLRKLGAEVTGIALHRPPQGPDLFHTVDLGGLVDHRIADIRDAGAYARACEGLEPDLVFHLAAQALVRPSYDDPVETFATNVTGTAVVLDAVRRMKSVRGVVVVTSDKCYENREWEWPYRETDELGGADPYSASKGCTELVAAAFRRSYFSDAAGCQIATVRAGNVIGGGDNSLDRLLPDVVRATIAGTAVTIRNPASVRPWQHVLEPLAGYLMLGARLLGEGAPRFAEAWNFGPSAQGFIDVEEIARHFQRAWGPGVAQIAFGRRTDDPHEAGMLTLDSSKAQARLGWRPRLSTEEAVTMTAEWYRAFARGNTRMRAFSEAQIARYSHGNAGSTTELTEGEAARCA; from the coding sequence ATGCCTGAGCAAGGCTCACTGGATCAGGCGTTTGCTTCGGTTTACCGGGGCAAGCGGATTCTGGTAACCGGCCACACCGGTTTCAAGGGTGGCTGGTTGTGCCTCTGGCTCAGGAAACTGGGTGCAGAAGTAACCGGGATCGCCTTGCACCGCCCCCCGCAAGGCCCTGACTTATTCCATACGGTCGACCTCGGGGGGCTGGTCGACCACCGCATCGCCGACATCCGCGATGCCGGGGCCTATGCCCGGGCCTGCGAGGGGCTTGAGCCGGACCTCGTGTTCCATCTCGCCGCCCAGGCCCTGGTGCGGCCTTCCTACGACGATCCGGTGGAGACGTTCGCCACCAACGTCACCGGCACCGCCGTCGTGCTCGATGCGGTGCGCCGGATGAAGAGCGTGCGCGGCGTCGTCGTCGTCACCAGCGACAAGTGCTACGAGAACCGCGAGTGGGAATGGCCCTACCGCGAGACCGACGAACTGGGTGGGGCCGATCCCTACAGCGCCTCGAAAGGCTGCACCGAACTGGTCGCCGCCGCGTTCCGGCGCTCCTACTTCTCGGACGCCGCCGGTTGCCAGATCGCCACCGTGCGCGCCGGCAACGTGATCGGCGGGGGCGACAATTCGCTCGACCGTCTGCTGCCCGACGTTGTGCGCGCCACGATCGCGGGCACGGCTGTGACGATCCGCAACCCGGCCAGCGTGCGCCCGTGGCAACACGTGCTGGAGCCGCTGGCGGGATACCTGATGCTGGGTGCGCGGCTTCTTGGAGAGGGTGCGCCGCGCTTTGCCGAAGCCTGGAACTTCGGCCCCAGCGCCCAGGGCTTCATCGACGTCGAGGAAATCGCACGCCACTTCCAGCGGGCCTGGGGGCCCGGCGTGGCGCAGATCGCCTTCGGTCGCCGTACCGACGATCCGCACGAGGCGGGAATGCTGACGCTCGACAGCAGCAAGGCACAGGCCCGGCTCGGCTGGCGCCCGCGCCTTTCGACCGAGGAAGCGGTGACCATGACGGCCGAATGGTACCGCGCCTTCGCGCGCGGAAACACCCGGATGCGCGCCTTCAGCGAGGCGCAGATCGCCCGGTATTCCCACGGGAATGCCGGGAGCACCACCGAATTGACCGAGGGGGAAGCAGCAAGATGCGCGTGA
- a CDS encoding class I SAM-dependent methyltransferase: MPESMTAERTHASTLTTCRACKAPSPYLFLPLGDHAPGQMLIRPEDLDREQPSFPLNTQVCLECGLVEIADQIPADFFRHYLYVPSGAARMHCHFSDFARVLSDKARGGLIVDIGSNDGLLLAACNLLGCTTLGFDPAENIAAMAAERGVETHIDYFYPASAELVRGQRGEAKVIVTTNTFNHIGDLHTFMEAICILLAPDGTFVIEVPRAKEYIDHTEFDNIYHEHVSEFSLLSIAKLAAFFDLEVTDALSLPDIHGGSIRVFLNRKAAGIAPSPAVAEMLEDELSGGMLEQATYDRLALDVAAMGVDIRTMLDEMKAQGLKIAGYGASARGNTLITHFGIDRRYLDFLVDRNTLKHGLYSPNTRIPIRPVQAIEEEQPDVLFVLAWNFFDEIFEQQAAFRARGGKFLVPLPIPRIVC; encoded by the coding sequence ATGCCTGAATCGATGACCGCCGAGCGTACCCACGCCTCGACCCTCACGACCTGCCGTGCCTGCAAGGCGCCATCGCCTTACCTCTTCCTGCCACTGGGCGACCATGCCCCCGGCCAGATGCTGATCCGCCCCGAAGACCTCGACCGGGAACAGCCTTCCTTCCCGCTCAACACCCAGGTCTGCCTTGAATGCGGGCTGGTGGAGATCGCCGACCAGATCCCGGCCGATTTCTTCCGCCATTACCTCTACGTCCCCTCGGGCGCGGCGCGGATGCACTGCCACTTCTCCGATTTTGCGCGGGTGCTGTCCGACAAGGCGCGCGGCGGGCTGATCGTCGACATCGGCAGCAATGACGGCCTGCTGCTCGCCGCCTGCAACCTGCTGGGCTGCACGACGCTGGGCTTCGACCCGGCCGAGAACATCGCCGCCATGGCCGCCGAGCGCGGCGTGGAAACCCATATCGATTACTTCTACCCCGCCTCGGCGGAACTGGTGCGGGGCCAGCGCGGCGAGGCAAAAGTCATCGTCACCACCAACACCTTCAACCACATCGGCGACCTCCACACCTTCATGGAGGCGATCTGCATCCTGCTGGCGCCGGACGGGACTTTCGTGATCGAGGTTCCCCGCGCCAAGGAGTACATCGACCACACCGAATTCGACAATATCTACCACGAGCACGTCTCGGAATTCAGCCTGTTGTCGATCGCGAAGCTGGCGGCGTTCTTCGACCTCGAAGTGACCGACGCGCTTTCGCTGCCCGACATTCACGGCGGTTCGATACGCGTGTTCCTCAACCGCAAGGCCGCCGGCATCGCGCCCTCGCCCGCAGTGGCGGAAATGCTGGAGGACGAACTGTCCGGCGGCATGCTGGAGCAGGCCACTTACGACCGGCTGGCGCTCGACGTCGCGGCCATGGGCGTGGACATCCGCACCATGCTCGACGAAATGAAGGCACAAGGCCTGAAGATCGCGGGTTACGGCGCCTCGGCGCGGGGCAACACGCTCATCACCCATTTCGGGATCGACAGGCGCTATCTCGATTTCCTGGTGGACCGCAACACGCTGAAGCACGGCCTCTATTCGCCGAACACCCGCATTCCGATCCGGCCGGTCCAGGCCATCGAGGAGGAGCAGCCCGACGTGCTCTTCGTGCTCGCCTGGAACTTCTTCGACGAAATCTTCGAGCAGCAGGCGGCCTTCCGGGCGCGCGGCGGCAAATTCCTCGTTCCGCTGCCGATTCCCCGGATCGTCTGCTGA
- a CDS encoding DegT/DnrJ/EryC1/StrS family aminotransferase: protein MRVNYGQTVHGEEEIAAVLEVLRTSTQMGPKVRAMQEQVSALFAKDHGIMVNSGSSANYLAIELLNLPEGSEVITPALTFATTVAPIVRSRLVPAFVDSAVGTYNIDVEKIEAMIGPNTRAMMIPSLIGNLPDWDRIREIADKHGLMVVEDSADTLGATLRGTSTGTRSDISTTSFYGSHVINAAGNGGMLCVSDEALARRALLLRSWGRTSSLYVDSESIEKRFNVALDGIDYDAKFLFDELGFNVEPSEMGAAFGLVQLKKLDNNISAREHNFARQYAFFKQYEDWFVLPEQMPESRTGWLAFPLTIREDAPFTRTQMQIWLEERDVQTRPVFTGNILRQPAMQGVPLKAPPEGCPVADAVMKGGILLACHHGLTDAHIDFMHECFEAFVRSLSPATSREAANA from the coding sequence ATGCGCGTGAACTATGGCCAGACCGTCCACGGCGAGGAAGAGATCGCCGCCGTCCTCGAAGTCCTGCGGACCTCGACCCAGATGGGTCCGAAAGTGCGCGCCATGCAGGAGCAGGTCTCCGCGCTGTTCGCCAAAGACCACGGGATCATGGTCAACTCCGGCTCCTCGGCGAACTACCTCGCCATCGAGCTGCTGAACCTGCCCGAGGGCAGCGAGGTCATCACCCCGGCCCTGACCTTCGCCACCACCGTGGCGCCGATCGTGCGCTCTCGCCTCGTACCGGCCTTCGTGGATTCCGCGGTCGGCACCTACAACATCGACGTCGAGAAGATCGAGGCGATGATCGGGCCGAACACCAGGGCGATGATGATCCCCTCGCTGATCGGCAACCTGCCCGACTGGGACCGCATCCGCGAGATCGCCGACAAGCACGGCCTCATGGTGGTGGAAGACAGCGCCGATACGCTGGGCGCCACCCTGCGCGGCACCAGCACCGGCACCCGCTCCGACATTTCCACCACCAGCTTCTACGGCTCCCACGTCATCAATGCTGCAGGCAACGGCGGCATGCTCTGCGTCTCGGACGAGGCTCTCGCCCGCCGGGCACTGCTGCTGCGCTCATGGGGGCGCACCAGTTCGCTCTACGTCGATTCCGAAAGCATCGAGAAGCGCTTCAACGTCGCGCTCGACGGGATCGACTACGACGCCAAGTTCCTGTTCGACGAACTGGGCTTCAACGTCGAGCCTTCGGAAATGGGCGCGGCCTTCGGGCTGGTGCAGCTGAAGAAGCTCGATAACAACATCTCGGCGCGCGAACATAATTTCGCTCGCCAGTATGCCTTCTTCAAGCAGTACGAGGACTGGTTCGTCCTGCCGGAACAAATGCCGGAATCACGCACCGGCTGGCTGGCCTTCCCGCTCACCATCCGCGAGGACGCGCCTTTCACCCGCACCCAGATGCAGATCTGGCTGGAAGAGCGCGACGTGCAGACCCGCCCGGTCTTCACCGGCAACATCCTGCGCCAGCCGGCGATGCAGGGCGTGCCGCTCAAGGCGCCGCCGGAAGGCTGCCCGGTTGCCGACGCGGTGATGAAGGGCGGCATCCTGCTCGCCTGCCATCACGGGCTGACCGACGCCCATATCGACTTCATGCACGAATGCTTCGAGGCCTTCGTGCGATCGCTCTCCCCTGCAACGTCCCGCGAGGCCGCAAATGCCTGA
- a CDS encoding NAD-dependent epimerase/dehydratase family protein, with product MRNAVSLLTGAGGFIGAHLAQRLVAAGDPVHVIVRPSTSLARLAPFVDRLVVHRIDLADRAEIRRCLAGIRPRRVFHLAAETRLPAQPSFAAARAAAGTYLQPALNLLEPLAELAEPPDVVVRAGTIAEYGRAELPYSETRRAFPTTPYGAGMLATTDSIAMLAPLMPFPVVTARLALCYGPGQATSFLIPALVEACMANRPITVQRPLDRRDLLHVDDAVDALLHIARMAPRDFGTVNICTGIAPTMAQVAQRIAALAGCAPGIVTLRPAQSTEPGSGGQPTELRSDPARARSRLRWEPLIGFEEGLRRTVAAHRQLQQQHIQMKAG from the coding sequence GTGCGCAATGCCGTCTCGCTGCTGACCGGCGCCGGGGGCTTCATCGGCGCACACCTGGCCCAGCGGCTCGTCGCCGCGGGCGACCCGGTCCATGTGATCGTCCGCCCCTCGACCTCGCTGGCGCGGCTCGCGCCGTTCGTGGACCGGCTGGTCGTGCACCGCATCGACCTTGCCGACCGCGCCGAGATCAGGCGCTGCCTCGCCGGGATCCGCCCGCGCCGGGTGTTTCACCTGGCAGCCGAAACGCGCCTGCCCGCCCAGCCCTCCTTCGCCGCAGCGCGGGCTGCGGCCGGAACCTACCTCCAGCCCGCGCTCAACCTGCTGGAACCGCTGGCGGAGCTAGCCGAGCCGCCGGACGTGGTGGTGCGGGCGGGCACCATCGCCGAATATGGCCGGGCGGAGCTGCCCTATTCCGAGACCCGCCGCGCTTTCCCCACCACGCCCTACGGCGCGGGGATGCTGGCCACTACCGACAGCATCGCGATGCTCGCCCCGCTCATGCCGTTCCCGGTGGTGACCGCGCGCCTCGCCCTCTGCTACGGCCCCGGCCAGGCCACCAGCTTCCTGATCCCGGCGCTTGTCGAGGCCTGCATGGCGAACCGGCCGATCACCGTACAGCGCCCGCTCGACCGGCGCGACCTGCTGCACGTCGACGATGCCGTCGATGCCCTGCTGCACATTGCGCGGATGGCGCCCCGGGATTTCGGCACCGTCAACATCTGCACCGGCATCGCGCCCACCATGGCCCAGGTCGCGCAGCGGATCGCCGCACTGGCCGGCTGCGCTCCCGGTATCGTGACGCTCCGCCCCGCACAGAGCACCGAGCCGGGAAGCGGCGGACAACCGACGGAACTGCGCTCCGATCCGGCACGGGCGCGAAGCCGGCTGCGGTGGGAACCGCTCATCGGCTTCGAGGAAGGGCTGCGCCGCACGGTCGCCGCCCACCGGCAACTCCAGCAGCAACATATCCAGATGAAGGCGGGGTGA
- the rfbF gene encoding glucose-1-phosphate cytidylyltransferase, which produces MKVVLLAGGLGSRLAEETVRVPKPMVEVAGRPIMLHVMDIYDRWGHNDFIVACGYKAMAIKSFFQDLHLMSNDFTVGIGNGEMALHPTTKVDWRVSVVDTGLATMTGGRLKRLRSWLDDETFMVTYSDGVGNVDISALLEFHRSHGKLATVTAVQPPARFGNLELGQCAGAGGEVIEFTEKVIKYETWINGGFFVFEPGVLDYLTGDEEPLEQAPLTRLAHDGQLMAYKHKGFWHPMDTIRDRDTLDKLGTQTLPPWMDFENGQPVLSTDMPTKLQHA; this is translated from the coding sequence ATGAAAGTCGTCCTGCTTGCCGGGGGCCTCGGCTCCCGCCTTGCCGAAGAAACGGTTCGGGTTCCCAAGCCCATGGTGGAAGTGGCGGGGCGCCCGATCATGCTCCACGTCATGGATATCTACGATCGCTGGGGTCACAACGACTTCATCGTGGCTTGCGGTTACAAGGCCATGGCGATCAAGAGCTTCTTCCAGGACCTTCACCTCATGTCGAACGACTTTACGGTCGGCATCGGCAATGGCGAAATGGCCCTGCACCCCACCACCAAGGTCGACTGGCGGGTTTCGGTGGTCGACACCGGCCTCGCGACGATGACCGGCGGCCGCCTGAAGCGCCTGCGTTCCTGGCTCGACGACGAGACCTTTATGGTCACCTACTCGGACGGGGTCGGCAACGTGGACATCTCCGCCCTGCTGGAATTCCACCGCTCGCACGGCAAGCTCGCCACGGTCACCGCGGTCCAGCCGCCGGCCCGCTTCGGCAATCTCGAACTCGGCCAGTGCGCGGGCGCGGGCGGCGAGGTGATCGAATTCACCGAGAAGGTCATCAAGTACGAAACCTGGATCAACGGCGGCTTCTTCGTCTTCGAACCGGGTGTGCTCGATTACCTCACCGGAGACGAGGAGCCGCTGGAGCAGGCCCCGCTCACCCGCCTCGCCCATGACGGCCAGCTCATGGCCTACAAGCACAAGGGCTTCTGGCACCCCATGGACACGATCCGCGACCGCGACACGCTGGACAAGCTGGGCACGCAGACGCTGCCGCCGTGGATGGACTTCGAGAACGGACAGCCGGTGCTCAGCACCGACATGCCCACCAAGCTGCAACATGCCTGA